A region from the Triticum urartu cultivar G1812 chromosome 1, Tu2.1, whole genome shotgun sequence genome encodes:
- the LOC125539699 gene encoding F-box/kelch-repeat protein At1g23390-like gives MEVSNLHTDPPAVAALYLHGDVLELVLERLPASDLSAAVAVSREWLRAVRSALLRRPRRLPWLVVHLHGCRRQTLAYDPRSGVWLTTHLHAPRHALPLNLRLVRSARGDRVCALSSSGLDIAGDPLGTSACISLKSPSVWRVDPVLAVVGDRMVALGGACQLALAEGEVVAAAEVHESGNWITCDPLPSKLRESAAATWLSAAATDQRVYLTDRTTGWTSWFDPLKRRWGPTRCLRPDASVYTWGVAPGRAGAERLMLFGAKRDGEEANRVVVQAWEVHGDVLELSPGAAHDAMPSDMSERLFPRDEDEDDEEMMRSIGVCGNATGGYVYNAAEPANGAVLYELTERQAGTVVERWEWVPCAPSVHAESLHRAVHACSTVGLDELQRGWAAAGQSASKASTDAH, from the coding sequence ATGGAAGTGAGCAATCTCCACACCGACCCGCCGGCGGTTGCTGCATTGTACCTTCACGGGGACGTGCTAGAGTTGGTGCTGGAGCGCTTGCCGGCGTCAGACTTGTCCGCCGCGGTAGCGGTCTCGCGCGAGTGGCTGCGTGCAGTCCGATCCGCCCTTCTCCGGCGCCCACGGCGGCTGCCGTGGCTTGTGGTCCACCTCCACGGCTGCCGTCGCCAGACCTTGGCGTATGATCCCCGCTCAGGCGTTTGGCTGACCACGCATTTGCACGCCCCGCGCCACGCCCTGCCGTTGAACCTACGCCTCGTGCGGAGCGCGCGGGGGGACCGTGTCTGCGCGCTTTCCTCGTCAGGCCTTGACATCGCCGGCGACCCTCTTGGAACTTCCGCGTGCATCTCCCTGAAGAGTCCCAGTGTGTGGCGTGTCGACCCGGTGTTGGCAGTGGTGGGCGACCGCATGGTCGCCCTCGGCGGCGCGTGTCAGCTTGCGCTTGCTGAGGGAGAGGTCGTGGCCGCAGCGGAGGTTCATGAAAGCGGAAATTGGATCACTTGTGATCCTCTGCCGTCGAAGCTCCGGGAGTCCGCCGCAGCAACCTGGCTCTCGGCGGCCGCGACAGATCAGAGAGTATACCTCACGGATAGAACCACCGGGTGGACGAGCTGGTTCGATCCATTGAAACGGCGGTGGGGTCCCACACGTTGCCTGAGACCAGACGCCAGCGTTTACACGTGGGGCGTCGCGCCTGGTCGTGCCGGCGCTGAGCGGCTGATGCTGTTCGGAGCGAAGCGCGACGGCGAGGAAGCAAACAGAGTCGTTGTCCAAGCATGGGAGGTGCATGGCGACGTTCTGGAGCTGTCCCCCGGCGCGGCGCACGACGCAATGCCGAGCGACATGTCGGAGCGGCTTTTCCCCCGAGACGAAGACGAGGACGACGAGGAGATGATGCGATCGATCGGGGTGTGCGGCAACGCCACAGGAGGATACGTGTACAATGCGGCCGAGCCTGCCAATGGCGCCGTGCTGTACGAGCTGACGGAGCGGCAGGCCGGGACCGTCGTGGAGCGGTGGGAGTGGGTGCCGTGCGCACCGTCGGTTCACGCCGAGTCACTGCACCGCGCAGTCCATGCGTGCTCGACGGTGGGATTGGACGAGCTGCAGCGGGGATGGGCAGCAGCAGGACAATCAGCAAGCAAAGCAAGTACGGACGCACACTAA